One Phalacrocorax aristotelis chromosome 12, bGulAri2.1, whole genome shotgun sequence DNA window includes the following coding sequences:
- the LOC142063577 gene encoding disintegrin and metalloproteinase domain-containing protein 9-like isoform X1 produces the protein MLKHSLFLFTFGLILTGKRFWIKGISSELTSRPSTLEIIIPRSPTDREKHHPFFPEEHSDDNLSYSIETRNGTYVLKLKKNKKLVSEDFVLYTYAENGKLEATQPKSKVVEGKMLVMHIKYLQKENIFTGKEAFTHCYYHGTVEGIPDSMLALSICDGLRGILYIGGKWYGMEPLNTSSTFEHVFYRLEDMQDIPFQCGLLNGSLHHEKIFVKQSVKYAFLSNSTSSSEKLLRKKRAVLPQKSYVELFVVVDNNRFLLKKSDPAAVQKETVELINYVDGMYRALNIQIVLVGLEIWTDTNHIPVMDGSAGDVLGRFVSWRQKDLLKRSRNDASHLIIGRSSYGGSIGMAFVGTICSQVQGGSISTLNHNDMLRHATVVAHELGHNLGMKHDDKRCPASYIMHSTDNGSRNFSTCSADDFENLILNGGGSCLRNPPQTSNVYKEPVCGNNVVDSNEECDCGKPQECTNPCCDAATCKLMPGSQCAQGLCCKNCKFKVAGAECRPKMDFCDLPEYCNGSNPYCPDDVYIMNGYPCDNMKAYCYYGVCQSFDSQCESIYGKGARKAPDLCFEKANIKGDRFGNCGVSGGVYKKCPVQHSLCGKLQCTSVSLQNLPAWSVVNNASGVLCWSSDFDLGSDVPDPAQVHDGTACGEKKACVGFECVNASHLGYSCDVKQKCNNNGVCNNNGNCHCDSGWAPPFCNQAGYGGSVDSGPAHIDTSLRDGLLIFFLLVLPIVIVTVLAVIKRDAIRRNFCRKTRRQHRDNNVQQSKQNNRPSHTTRNNQPAISSPDFFTGLHFPGPSQPVQTQFPAGPQQPPVPPRPAV, from the exons aaagcttGTTAGCGAAGATTTTGTGCTATATACATATGCAGAAAATGGGAAACTGGAGGCAACACAACCAAAAAGCAAG GTGGTGGAGGGAAAAATGCTAGTGATGCACATAAAGtatctgcagaaggaaaatatatttactggGAAAGAGGCTTTT ACACACTGTTATTATCATGGCACTGTTGAAGGAATTCCTGACTCAATGCTTGCTCTTAGCATATGCGATGGCCTTAG AGGAATTCTCTACATTGGTGGCAAATGGTATGGAATGGAGCCGCTCAACACATCCAGCACATTTGAACATGTGTTTTACCGGTTAGAAGATATGCAGGATATCCCCTTCCAATGTGGTCTGCTGAATGGCAGCCTTCATCACGAGAAGATATTTGTGAAGCAGTCTGTGAAATATGCGTTTTTATCAAACAGTACCTCTAGCAGCGAAAAGCTTTTGAGG AAGAAGCGAGCTGTCCTGCCACAGAAAAGCTATGTGGAATTATTTGTGGTTGTGGATAACAACAGG tttttgctgaagaaatCAGATCCTGCTGCAgtgcaaaaagaaacagttgAGCTGATTAATTACGTCGATGGG atgtataGAGCATTAAACATCCAGATTGTTTTGGTTGGATTAGAGATCTGGACAGATACAAACCACATACCTGTAATGGATGGTTCAGCTGGAGACGTACTAGGTAGATTCGTTTCTTGGAGGCAGAAAGATCTTCTTAAACGATCACGAAATGATGCTAGCCATCTCATAAT AGGGAGAAGCTCTTATGGTGGATCCATTGGAATGGCTTTTGTAGGTACCATCTGCTCACAAGTCCAGGGAGGGTCAATCAGCACT TTGAATCATAACGATATGTTACGTCATGCTACAGTAGTTGCACATGAATTGGGGCATAATCTCGGAATGAAACATGATGATAAAAGGTGTCCTGCATCCTATATTATGCACAGCACAGACAA TGGGTCCAGGAATTTCAGCACCTGCAGTGCTGATGATTTTGAGAACCTTATTCTAAATGGAGGTGGAAGCTGCCTTAGAAATCCTCCTCAAACAAGTAATGTTTACAAGGAACCTGTCTGTGGTAATAACGTGGTCGATAGCAATGAAGAATGTGACTGTGGCAAACCACAG GAATGTACTAACCCTTGCTGTGACGCTGCAACCTGCAAACTCATGCCTGGATCGCAATGTGCTCAGGGGCTGTGCTGCAAAAATTGCAAG TTTAAAGTGGCAGGAGCAGAGTGCAGGCCGAAAATGGATTTCTGTGATCTACCTGAATACTGCAACGGCAGCAATCCCTACTGTCCAGACGATGTTTACATCATGAATGGTTACCCATGCGACAACATGAAGGCATATTGCTACTACGGAGTATGCCAGAGTTTTGATTCACAATGTGAATCTATATATGGAAAAG GGGCACGAAAAGCACCTGATCTATGCTTTGAAAAAGCGAATATTAAAGGAGATAGGTTTGGAAACTGTGGAGTGAGCGGTGGAGTGTACAAGAAATGTCCTGTTCA GCACAGTCTGTGTGGCAAGCTCCAGTGCACATCTGTTAGTCTTCAAAATCTTCCTGCCTGGAGTGTTGTCAATAACGCATCTGGGGTTTTATGCTGGTCTTCTGACTTCGACTTAGGATCAGATGTCCCTGATCCTGCTCAAGTTCATGACGGAACAGCCTGTGGAGAAAAGAAG GCCTGTGTAGGTTTTGAATGTGTTAATGCAAGTCACCTGGGCTACAGCTGTGATGTAAAGCAGAAGTGTAACAACAACGGG GTGTGTAACAATAACGGGAACTGCCACTGCGATTCAGGCTGGGCACCTCCATTCTGTAACCAGGCAGGCTACGGCGGCAGTGTTGACAGTGGTCCAGCTCACATCG ATACATCACTTCGGGATGgtctgcttatttttttcctccttgtgttGCCAATAGTAATTGTTACAGTATTAGCAGTAATTAAGCGTGATGCGATAAGAAGAAATTTTTGCAGGAAAACTAGAAGACAACACAG GGATAACAATGTGCAGCagtcaaagcaaaataacagaCCAAGTCATACCACAAGAAATAATCAG CCTGCCATATCAAGTCCTGATTTTTTTACCGGATTGCATTTCCCTGGTCCAAG CCAGCCAGTACAAACCCAGTTCCCTGCAGGACCTCAACAACCCCCAGTCCCACCCAGACCAGCTGTCTGA
- the PSTK gene encoding L-seryl-tRNA(Sec) kinase isoform X2: protein MRTAAAGHQAALAAAEERRGGGCGRPPRWKLSRRDVLQCLERFLQALLGAGPLAAPATAGQPVWERFLACCRGQGLLASAEGRGGAGRAWSLAAISGPLYLILDDNFYYQSMRYEVYQLARKYSLGFCQLFLESPLECCLQRNRLRSHPLPDQTICLMARKIEMPDLKKNTWEQNSLVLTSSDCTVEDNEQIISLLATALENPVKQNEKNMEQKEADRAICAASGVHQADQTCRRIISQAMKDARDKNILPSEMKILAEELNKLKAELLEDLRQGNNVKNPVCTQNQYSDPATSVISSFQHEATNVVNKYILK from the exons ATGCGCACAGCGGCGGCCGGACATCAGGCAGcgctggcggcggcggaggagcggcggggcggcggctgCGGCCGG CCGCCACGGTGGAAGCTGAGCCGGCGGGATGTGCTGCAGTGCCTGGAGCGCTTCCTGCAGGCGCTGCTCGGCGCCGGCCCGCTCGCCGCCCCCGCCACCGCCGGGCAGCCGGTCTGGGAGCGATTCCTGGCCTGCTGCCGCGGGCAGGGGCTGCTCGCCTCGGCGGAGGGtcgcggcggggccggccgcgCCTGGAGCCTCGCAGCCATCTCCGGGCCGCTCTACCTCATCCTGGATGACAATTTCTATTACCAGAGCATGAGATACGAGGTGTACCAGCTGGCTCGCAAAT ATTCCTTGGGCTTCTGCCAGTTATTTTTAGAGTCTCCACTCGAATGCTGCTTGCAGAGGAATCGTCTGAGAAGTCATCCGCTACCTGACCAGACAATATGTCTAATGgcaagaaaaatagaaatgccaGATCTCAAGAAAAACACTTGGGAACAGAACAGCCTCGTTCTGACGAGTTCTGATTGCACCGTAGAGGATAA CGAGCAGATCATTAGTTTGCTGGCCACTGCTTTGGAAAATCCAGTGAAGCAAAATGAGAAGAACATGGAGCAAAAG GAAGCAGATCGAGCAATCTGCGCAGCTAGCGGTGTCCATCAGGCTGATCAGACATGCAGACGCATCATCTCTCAGGCGATGAAGGATGCCAGAG ATAAAAACATACTCCCAAGTGAGATGAAGATCCTGGCAGAAGAACTCAACAAACTAAAAGCAGAACTTTTGGAAGACTTGCGGCAAGGAAATAATGTTAAAAACCCAGTTTGCACACAAAATCAATATTCTGACCCTGCAACCAGTGTAATTTCTTCATTCCAACATGAGGCAACCAATGTagttaataaatacattttaaaataa
- the PSTK gene encoding L-seryl-tRNA(Sec) kinase isoform X1: protein MRTAAAGHQAALAAAEERRGGGCGRVGLCVLSGLPAAGKSTLARALRQRLPQCSGWACALLSYDELIPPQAFDPREAGAGPLPGPPRWKLSRRDVLQCLERFLQALLGAGPLAAPATAGQPVWERFLACCRGQGLLASAEGRGGAGRAWSLAAISGPLYLILDDNFYYQSMRYEVYQLARKYSLGFCQLFLESPLECCLQRNRLRSHPLPDQTICLMARKIEMPDLKKNTWEQNSLVLTSSDCTVEDNEQIISLLATALENPVKQNEKNMEQKEADRAICAASGVHQADQTCRRIISQAMKDARDKNILPSEMKILAEELNKLKAELLEDLRQGNNVKNPVCTQNQYSDPATSVISSFQHEATNVVNKYILK from the exons ATGCGCACAGCGGCGGCCGGACATCAGGCAGcgctggcggcggcggaggagcggcggggcggcggctgCGGCCGGGTGGGTCTGTGCGTGCTGTCcgggctgccggcggccggcaAGTCCACCCTGGCCCGCGCCCTCCGCCAGCGCCTGCCCCAGTGCTCCGGCTGGGCCTGCGCCCTCCTCAGCTACGACGAGCTCATACCGCCGCAGGCCTTCGACCCGCGcgaggcgggggcggggccgctCCCAGGG CCGCCACGGTGGAAGCTGAGCCGGCGGGATGTGCTGCAGTGCCTGGAGCGCTTCCTGCAGGCGCTGCTCGGCGCCGGCCCGCTCGCCGCCCCCGCCACCGCCGGGCAGCCGGTCTGGGAGCGATTCCTGGCCTGCTGCCGCGGGCAGGGGCTGCTCGCCTCGGCGGAGGGtcgcggcggggccggccgcgCCTGGAGCCTCGCAGCCATCTCCGGGCCGCTCTACCTCATCCTGGATGACAATTTCTATTACCAGAGCATGAGATACGAGGTGTACCAGCTGGCTCGCAAAT ATTCCTTGGGCTTCTGCCAGTTATTTTTAGAGTCTCCACTCGAATGCTGCTTGCAGAGGAATCGTCTGAGAAGTCATCCGCTACCTGACCAGACAATATGTCTAATGgcaagaaaaatagaaatgccaGATCTCAAGAAAAACACTTGGGAACAGAACAGCCTCGTTCTGACGAGTTCTGATTGCACCGTAGAGGATAA CGAGCAGATCATTAGTTTGCTGGCCACTGCTTTGGAAAATCCAGTGAAGCAAAATGAGAAGAACATGGAGCAAAAG GAAGCAGATCGAGCAATCTGCGCAGCTAGCGGTGTCCATCAGGCTGATCAGACATGCAGACGCATCATCTCTCAGGCGATGAAGGATGCCAGAG ATAAAAACATACTCCCAAGTGAGATGAAGATCCTGGCAGAAGAACTCAACAAACTAAAAGCAGAACTTTTGGAAGACTTGCGGCAAGGAAATAATGTTAAAAACCCAGTTTGCACACAAAATCAATATTCTGACCCTGCAACCAGTGTAATTTCTTCATTCCAACATGAGGCAACCAATGTagttaataaatacattttaaaataa
- the IKZF5 gene encoding zinc finger protein Pegasus, which translates to MGEKKPEPLDFVKDFQEYLTQQTHHVNMISGSVSGDKEAETLQGAGTEGDQNGLDHPSVEVSLDENSGMLVDGFERTFDGKLKCRYCNYASKGTARLIEHIRIHTGEKPHRCHLCPFASAYERHLEAHMRSHTGEKPYKCELCSFRCSDRSNLSHHRRRKHKMVPIKGTRSSLSSKKMWGVLQKKTSNLGYSRRALINLSPPSMVVQKPDYLNDFTHEIPNIQTEAYETMTKTTQSSGLPRDPQDLMVDNPLNQLSTLAGQLSSLPPENQNPASPDVVSCQDEKPFMIQQPAAPAVVSAVSANIPQSSSPTSPDPRPTHNQRNYSPVAGPSSDRSAHTSTPSISNSQPSTPAPTLPVQDPQLLHHCQHCDMYFADNILYTIHMGCHGFENPFQCNICGCKCKNKYDFACHFARGQHSQH; encoded by the exons ATGGGTGAAAAGAAGCCAGAACCTTTGGACTTTGTAAAAGATTTTCAGGAATATCTTACACAGCAGACTCACCATGTGAATATGATTTCTGGATCAGTTAGTGGCGACAAGGAAGCAGAGACTCTTCAGGGAG CTGGGACAGAAGGTGATCAGAATGGTCTGGACCATCCTTCTGTTGAAGTTTCACTGGATGAAAACTCAGGAATGTTAGTGGATGGGTTTGAAAGGACATTTGATGGAAAGTTGAAGTGTCGATACTGCAACTACGCCAGCAAAGGAACAGCACGGCTCATAGAGCATATCAGAATTCATACAG gTGAGAAGCCACACAGATGCCATTTATGTCCCTTTGCATCAGCTTACGAACGTCACCTGGAAGCTCACATGCGATCGCATACTGGTGAAAAACCATACAAATGTGAATTGTGTTCCTTTCGCTGCAGTGACAGAAGCAACTTATCTCACCACCGCAGGCGCAAACATAAAATGGTGCCGATCAAGGGTACAAGGTCTTCCCTAAGCAGCAAGAAAATGTGGGGGGTTTTGCAGAAGAAGACCAGCAATTTGGGGTACAGCAGAAGAGCATTAATTAATTTGAGTCCACCTTCCATGGTGGTTCAGAAACCAGACTACCTTAATGATTTCACGCATGAAATCCCAAATATCCAGACTGAAGCGTATGAGACCATGACAAAAACAACCCAGAGCAGTGGGCTGCCAAGAGACCCACAAGACCTCATGGTAGATAATCCTTTAAACCAGCTTTCTACATTAGCTGGACAGCTATCTAGCTTGCCACCTGAAAACCAAAATCCAGCCTCTCCTGACGTCGTTTCCTGTCAAGATGAAAAGCCTTTCATGATACAGCAGCCTGCTGCACCTGCCGTAGTCTCAGCTGTGTCAGCAAATATCCCTCAAAGTTCATCTCCGACCAGCCCAGATCCTCGGCCTACACACAATCAAAGGAACTACAGTCCCGTGGCAGGTCCCAGCAGTGATCGCAGTGCGCACACCAGTACTCCCAGCATAAGTAACAGTCAGCCAAGTACTCCCGCTCCAACCCTTCCAGTCCAGGATCCTCAGCTCCTGCATCACTGCCAACACTGTGACATGTACTTTGCGGACAATATCCTTTATACTATTCACATGGGATGTCATGGATTTGAAAATCCATTTCAGTGCAACATATGTGGGTGTAAGTGTAAAAATAAGTATGACTTTGCTTGCCATTTCGCAAGAGGCCAACATAGTCAACATTGA